TTCGAACCGATTATCGATATGGAAATGTGGAAAACGATACTGCCGTTTACCACATTACCACATCGCGACTTCAATAAAAGTATGATGTTTCTATTGGTAGCTTCTTTACACTTTCCTCTTGACTTGTATCATAGCAGGGGGAATCAAGGGAGAGGATTCTGTCAAATCCTAATAAATGTTTACATAGTAATAGAAACAATTTTCTTTTTCCCCCCTTAATAAGGGGGGTAGGGGGGATTAACCTTTCGGTTGATCACCTTAGCTTACTTAACGACATACCTGTTATACAATTTTCTCGATGAGATTACCTCATATACATTCATATAACCATTTACCCAGAAGGAGCAACACACATGAATCACAGGATGAAATCACTTGTACTTGTTTTAGGAACCATGGCCATCCTGGCCCTGATTTCCGCTGTACCCTGTCTGGCTCAGCTCAAGTTTGGTTATGTTAAGCCGGACTATATCCTCAGCAAATATGAGCCGTTCCAGGAAGCCATGAAACAGCTTGATGCCTATGAAAAAACGGAGACGGCCAAACTTCAACAGAGAGCTGAAGCATTCCAGAAAAAAGTGGAAGCCGCCCAAAAGGGCTTTGCGCTCATGAAAGAGGACCAACAGAAAATTACAAGCGATAATCTTGAAAGAGAAAGAAATGACCTTGAAAAGTCTTCTGAGGACCTGTATAACCGCGATATAGGTCTTCTGGCCAAAAAACATGCTGAACTCGCTCAGCCGATTTTTGACCGCCTGAACAGAGTTCTTGACCGTGTGGGCAAAGAAGAGAAATACGATTTCATTTTCGATGCGGGGAAAGGTTCTCTTCTTTTCGCCGACCAGAAATTTGACATTTCCGACCATATATTTGATGAGTTGAAGAAGGAACCGGTCACTTCTCCCAGCAATACGAAAAAAGAACCGGCTATCCCGAAAAAACCTTCTAGTACACCGAAATAAAATACCTTCATGAACAGCTACATACTTGAACTCAAGGCACGGTTTGTGGACGAAGAGGGACCATACCCGGTTCTCGATTTCTTTGCGGTTTCCGGTTCCTGCGGAACCTGCGGGCTTGTTTTGAATGATATGGAGGAACTGAAACTCGCCGGCATGAGATCGCTCTATGACCGCTCGGAAGACCTCGATTCCTGGTTCAAAGGGCATGGCTATGAATCCACCGGGGAACAAGAGATGTAGAGGGTATACGTATCCTCATAACTGCCCGGGATTCAGATTTTACCGAAGGATATCATGAAAATGAAACGGAGAGATTTTTTTGAAAAAGGTCTTATTGCAGGCACCGCCGCCGCTTCTGTTTCATGTCAAAAAACGGCAGACAGCGCGCCTTTGAAACGGAAGAAGGCGCTGATGTATCCCGGCACACAGGCTTTCAGAGATTCCGATGCCGAATTAGAATTCCTGGTGCGCCACGGAATAACGAATAAAGTCGGGTACCCTGCGATTTCCCCTAAAAGCCGCGCCTGGCAACTTGAAGATATGGAAAAGTTGATAGAACAGAATGATAAGCATGACGTCAGAGTTGACATGGTGCCTCTGCCCATCGACCAGATGAACGCCGAGGGCGGCCAGGCCCCTGATTACATGCTCTGTACATGCGAGAGGGGTGACAGGGAGATCGACCTTATTTGTGATATGATCAGGACGACCGCCAAAGCTGGCATACCTGCAATCAAATACTACTTGTGTGAAAGCCCCAATCAGCGAACCGAGAGTGTGCCTCTCGGGCGCGGCGGGCTGAGATACAGTACGTGGGATCTGGAAAAGGCGAAGGACAGACCGCCGTTCAAAACACCGGTCAGCGCCGATGAGAACTGGGAACGCATTACCTATTTCCTTAAGAGGGTGATACCGGTTGCGACTGAATACAAGATTCGGATGGCCTGCCATCCCTGCGATCCCTGGCTGCCGCCCGGCTATCGTGGTGTTGACAGGGTGCTGGGAGGCTTTGAGGGTTTTAAACGCCTCATAGAGATATGCCCGAGTCCTTACCACGGATTGAATTTATGTCTGGGATGTATGGCCGAGAGTGTCGAAGACCCCGCGAAAGAAGTCCCGGAAATCATCCGTTATTTCGGTCAGCGGAAGAAATTATTCCTCATCCATTACCGCAACATCATCGGGAAGCGCAATAAGTTCCAGGAAGTTTTCCAGGACAACGGGGTCATGAACATGCACCGGATCATGCAGGTCATGAAAGAGATCGAGTACCCCTACATGTTCGTGGAAGATCATGAACCCAGCCATCCGGACGATCCCGGAAGCCGTCAGTCGGCAGCCTTCCAATGGGGCTATATG
This Candidatus Latescibacter sp. DNA region includes the following protein-coding sequences:
- a CDS encoding mannonate dehydratase yields the protein MKRRDFFEKGLIAGTAAASVSCQKTADSAPLKRKKALMYPGTQAFRDSDAELEFLVRHGITNKVGYPAISPKSRAWQLEDMEKLIEQNDKHDVRVDMVPLPIDQMNAEGGQAPDYMLCTCERGDREIDLICDMIRTTAKAGIPAIKYYLCESPNQRTESVPLGRGGLRYSTWDLEKAKDRPPFKTPVSADENWERITYFLKRVIPVATEYKIRMACHPCDPWLPPGYRGVDRVLGGFEGFKRLIEICPSPYHGLNLCLGCMAESVEDPAKEVPEIIRYFGQRKKLFLIHYRNIIGKRNKFQEVFQDNGVMNMHRIMQVMKEIEYPYMFVEDHEPSHPDDPGSRQSAAFQWGYMIAMLQAVNDEG
- a CDS encoding OmpH family outer membrane protein: MNHRMKSLVLVLGTMAILALISAVPCLAQLKFGYVKPDYILSKYEPFQEAMKQLDAYEKTETAKLQQRAEAFQKKVEAAQKGFALMKEDQQKITSDNLERERNDLEKSSEDLYNRDIGLLAKKHAELAQPIFDRLNRVLDRVGKEEKYDFIFDAGKGSLLFADQKFDISDHIFDELKKEPVTSPSNTKKEPAIPKKPSSTPK